A window of the Callospermophilus lateralis isolate mCalLat2 chromosome 7, mCalLat2.hap1, whole genome shotgun sequence genome harbors these coding sequences:
- the Mpl gene encoding thrombopoietin receptor isoform X1 has product MPFWALFMVTSCLLLVPQNLAQVTSQDVSLLALDSEPLRCFSQTFEDLTCFWDEEEAAPSGTYQLLYAYPGEKPRACPLSSRSIPPFGTRYMCQFPAQDEVRLFFPLHLWVKDMFLNQTLTQRVLFVENVGLPSPPNIIKAVGGSQPGELQIHWEAPAPEISDFLRHELRYCPKDPRNSSSPTVIQLLSTETCCPTWWRLNAASSLDQPPCVQSIAPQQDGPTQTSPTGEDPSLTMMGRSCLISGLQPGNSYWIQLRSQPDGVSLRGSWGSWSSPVTVDLPRNAVAIGLQCFTLDLKNVTCQWQQQDHTNFSQGFFYHSRTRCCPRDRDPMWEKCEEEKEPNPGLQPPQFSRCHFKSQNDSVIHILVKVTTAKGAVYSYLGSPFWIHQVVLIPTPNLLWREISSGQLELEWQHPSPWAAQETCYQLRYTGEDHQDWKMLEPPLGARGGTLELRPRSRYHLQLRARLNGPTYQGPWSAWSDPVRVETASETAWISLVTALLLLLGVSALLGLLLLRWQFPARYRRLRHALWPSLPDLHRVLGQYLRDSAALSPPKATVTDIYEEVEPSLLEILPKSSERISLPLCPSQAQMDYRGLQPSCLGTMPLSACPPMAESGSCCTTHIANHSYLPLSCWQQPCRLAPHSQYSGQI; this is encoded by the exons atgcccttttgggccctcttcaTGGTCACCTCCTGCCTCCTCCTGGTCCCACAAAACCTGGCACAAGTCACCAGCCAAG ATGTCTCCTTGCTGGCCTTGGACTCAGAGCCCCTGAGGTGTTTCTCCCAAACATTTGAGGACCTCACTTGCTTCTGGGATGAGGAAGAGGCAGCGCCCAGTGGGACATACCAGCTGCTGTATGCCTACCCAGG AGAGAAGCCCCGTGCCTGCCCCCTGAGTTCCCGGAGTATACCCCCCTTTGGAACCCGATATATGTGCCAGTTTCCAGCCCAGGATGAAGTACGCCTCTTCTTTCCACTGCACCTCTGGGTGAAGGATATGTTCCTGAATCAGACTTTGACCCAGCGGGTACTCTTTGTGGAAAATGTGG GCCTGCCATCTCCCCCTAATATCATCAAGGCTGTGGGCGGGAGCCAGCCAGGAGAACTTCAGATCCACTGGGAGGCCCCAGCTCCTGAAATCAGTGATTTCCTGAGGCATGAACTCCGTTATTGCCCCAAGGATCCCAGGAACTCCAGCAGCCCCACAGTGATACAGCTACTCTCCACAGAAACCTGCTGCCCAACTTGGTGGAGGCTGAATGCAGCCTCCTCTCTAGACCAACCTCCATGTGTTCAGTCCATAGCACCCCAACAGGATGGACCAACGCAAACCTCCCCAACTGGAGAA GATCCATCTCTGACAATGATGGGTAGAAGTTGCCTCATCTCTGGCCTCCAGCCTGGCAACTCCTACTGGATCCAGCTACGCAGCCAACCTGATGGGGTCTCCCTCCGGGGCTCCTGGGGCTCCTGGTCCTCTCCTGTGACTGTGGACTTGCCCAGGAATGCAG TGGCAATTGGACTGCAGTGCTTTACCTTGGACCTGAAGAATGTTACCTGTCAGTGGCAGCAACAGGACCATACTAACTTCTCTCAAGGCTTCTTTTACCACAGCAGGACACGATGCTGCCCCAGAGATAG GGACCCCATGTGGGAGAAGTGTGAAGAGGAGAAGGAACCAAATCCAGGATTACAGCCCCCTCAGTTCTCTCGATGCCACTTCAAGTCACAAAATGACAGTGTTATTCACATCCTTGTAAAGGTGACCACAGCCAAGGGTGCTGTTTACAGCTACCTGGGTTCTCCTTTTTGGATCCACCAAGTTG TGCTCATCCCCACCCCAAACCTGCTTTGGAGGGAGATCTCCAGTGGGCAGCTGGAATTGGAATGGCAGCACCCATCACCTTGGGCAGCCCAAGAGACCTGCTATCAGCTGCGATACACAGGAGAAGACCATCAGGATTGGAAG ATGTTGGAGCCACCTCTCGGGGCCCGGGGAGGGACCTTGGAGCTGCGCCCGAGATCTCGTTACCACTTACAGCTGCGCGCCAGGCTCAACGGCCCCACCTACCAAGGCCCCTGGAGCGCCTGGTCAGACCCAGTGAGAGTAGAGACCGCCTCGGAGACCG CCTGGATCTCCTTGGTGACCGCTCTGCTCCTGTTGCTGGGCGTCAGCGCCCTCCTGGGCCTGCTGCTGCTGAGGTGGCAGTTTCCTGCGCGCTACAG GAGACTGAGGCATGCCCTGTGGCCCTCACTTCCAGACCTTCACCGGGTCTTAGGCCAGTACCTTAGGGATAGTGCGGCCCTGAGTCCG CCCAAGGCCACAGTCACAGATATCTATGAAGAAGTGGAACCCAGCCTCCTTGAAATCTTACCCAAGTCTTCAGAGAGGATTTCCTTGCCCTTGTGTCCTTCCCAAGCCCAGATGGACTACCGAGGATTGCAGCCTTCTTGCCTGGGAACCATGCCCCTCTCTGCATGCCCACCCATGGCTGAGTCAGGGTCCTGCTGCACTACCCACATTGCCAACCATTCCTACCTACCACTAAGCTGTTGGCAGCAGCCTTGCAGGCTGGCTCCTCACTCCCAGTACTCTGGACAGATCTAG
- the Mpl gene encoding thrombopoietin receptor isoform X2 has protein sequence MPFWALFMVTSCLLLVPQNLAQVTSQDVSLLALDSEPLRCFSQTFEDLTCFWDEEEAAPSGTYQLLYAYPGEKPRACPLSSRSIPPFGTRYMCQFPAQDEVRLFFPLHLWVKDMFLNQTLTQRVLFVENVETCCPTWWRLNAASSLDQPPCVQSIAPQQDGPTQTSPTGEDPSLTMMGRSCLISGLQPGNSYWIQLRSQPDGVSLRGSWGSWSSPVTVDLPRNAVAIGLQCFTLDLKNVTCQWQQQDHTNFSQGFFYHSRTRCCPRDRDPMWEKCEEEKEPNPGLQPPQFSRCHFKSQNDSVIHILVKVTTAKGAVYSYLGSPFWIHQVVLIPTPNLLWREISSGQLELEWQHPSPWAAQETCYQLRYTGEDHQDWKMLEPPLGARGGTLELRPRSRYHLQLRARLNGPTYQGPWSAWSDPVRVETASETAWISLVTALLLLLGVSALLGLLLLRWQFPARYRRLRHALWPSLPDLHRVLGQYLRDSAALSPPKATVTDIYEEVEPSLLEILPKSSERISLPLCPSQAQMDYRGLQPSCLGTMPLSACPPMAESGSCCTTHIANHSYLPLSCWQQPCRLAPHSQYSGQI, from the exons atgcccttttgggccctcttcaTGGTCACCTCCTGCCTCCTCCTGGTCCCACAAAACCTGGCACAAGTCACCAGCCAAG ATGTCTCCTTGCTGGCCTTGGACTCAGAGCCCCTGAGGTGTTTCTCCCAAACATTTGAGGACCTCACTTGCTTCTGGGATGAGGAAGAGGCAGCGCCCAGTGGGACATACCAGCTGCTGTATGCCTACCCAGG AGAGAAGCCCCGTGCCTGCCCCCTGAGTTCCCGGAGTATACCCCCCTTTGGAACCCGATATATGTGCCAGTTTCCAGCCCAGGATGAAGTACGCCTCTTCTTTCCACTGCACCTCTGGGTGAAGGATATGTTCCTGAATCAGACTTTGACCCAGCGGGTACTCTTTGTGGAAAATGTGG AAACCTGCTGCCCAACTTGGTGGAGGCTGAATGCAGCCTCCTCTCTAGACCAACCTCCATGTGTTCAGTCCATAGCACCCCAACAGGATGGACCAACGCAAACCTCCCCAACTGGAGAA GATCCATCTCTGACAATGATGGGTAGAAGTTGCCTCATCTCTGGCCTCCAGCCTGGCAACTCCTACTGGATCCAGCTACGCAGCCAACCTGATGGGGTCTCCCTCCGGGGCTCCTGGGGCTCCTGGTCCTCTCCTGTGACTGTGGACTTGCCCAGGAATGCAG TGGCAATTGGACTGCAGTGCTTTACCTTGGACCTGAAGAATGTTACCTGTCAGTGGCAGCAACAGGACCATACTAACTTCTCTCAAGGCTTCTTTTACCACAGCAGGACACGATGCTGCCCCAGAGATAG GGACCCCATGTGGGAGAAGTGTGAAGAGGAGAAGGAACCAAATCCAGGATTACAGCCCCCTCAGTTCTCTCGATGCCACTTCAAGTCACAAAATGACAGTGTTATTCACATCCTTGTAAAGGTGACCACAGCCAAGGGTGCTGTTTACAGCTACCTGGGTTCTCCTTTTTGGATCCACCAAGTTG TGCTCATCCCCACCCCAAACCTGCTTTGGAGGGAGATCTCCAGTGGGCAGCTGGAATTGGAATGGCAGCACCCATCACCTTGGGCAGCCCAAGAGACCTGCTATCAGCTGCGATACACAGGAGAAGACCATCAGGATTGGAAG ATGTTGGAGCCACCTCTCGGGGCCCGGGGAGGGACCTTGGAGCTGCGCCCGAGATCTCGTTACCACTTACAGCTGCGCGCCAGGCTCAACGGCCCCACCTACCAAGGCCCCTGGAGCGCCTGGTCAGACCCAGTGAGAGTAGAGACCGCCTCGGAGACCG CCTGGATCTCCTTGGTGACCGCTCTGCTCCTGTTGCTGGGCGTCAGCGCCCTCCTGGGCCTGCTGCTGCTGAGGTGGCAGTTTCCTGCGCGCTACAG GAGACTGAGGCATGCCCTGTGGCCCTCACTTCCAGACCTTCACCGGGTCTTAGGCCAGTACCTTAGGGATAGTGCGGCCCTGAGTCCG CCCAAGGCCACAGTCACAGATATCTATGAAGAAGTGGAACCCAGCCTCCTTGAAATCTTACCCAAGTCTTCAGAGAGGATTTCCTTGCCCTTGTGTCCTTCCCAAGCCCAGATGGACTACCGAGGATTGCAGCCTTCTTGCCTGGGAACCATGCCCCTCTCTGCATGCCCACCCATGGCTGAGTCAGGGTCCTGCTGCACTACCCACATTGCCAACCATTCCTACCTACCACTAAGCTGTTGGCAGCAGCCTTGCAGGCTGGCTCCTCACTCCCAGTACTCTGGACAGATCTAG